In Candidatus Desulfofervidus auxilii, one genomic interval encodes:
- a CDS encoding YcaO-like family protein — MLNSCLKTYTYGQDKACVPEETIEKALASLTQSKATIFSEIVCLDKMDRIGIPAYTCKINQDVAKALKFEETYGKGITPEQAKASALMELIERYSGFMYLKNTNHFIIAPYKEIKEKAIPLDSLLHPIPFYYRDNKILETLESIPLAWVKAYSFKHHKEVLFPLPWFYRIYGTTGWAAGNTLEEAVLQALQEIIERHCISLVIEGKKIVPTINIDSIKSPLVQGLIEKIKNAGIEIFIKDFSLDLGIPTLAVITHDNHALISTIKIYAAAGSHLNPELAVIRALNELAQHRAQMLYRELVQKRPGAPTYCFPRFKDLTSAKFLLDGEKIDFTSVPSFSHPDFKIEIERVLDLLSQKHLEGFVIETTHPDLDIPAVITVVPGARLNRPSAKLHPYLLIARQLMDIGYYSQAVVYLEKALDAEPSYLQVPQIVCQVAVCYKKAGQYPKAIEYFQQALLLAPQLMNSPKFLADFAELIQKEGNS, encoded by the coding sequence TTGTTAAATTCTTGTTTAAAAACTTATACCTATGGACAGGATAAGGCCTGTGTGCCGGAAGAAACTATAGAGAAGGCCTTGGCAAGCTTAACACAAAGCAAAGCTACTATATTTTCTGAAATTGTTTGTTTGGATAAAATGGATAGAATTGGTATTCCTGCTTATACCTGTAAAATAAATCAAGATGTAGCTAAGGCATTAAAATTTGAGGAAACTTATGGAAAAGGCATCACTCCAGAACAAGCCAAGGCAAGTGCCTTAATGGAATTGATAGAAAGATATAGCGGATTTATGTATTTAAAAAACACCAATCATTTTATTATTGCTCCTTATAAAGAAATAAAAGAAAAGGCCATACCTCTTGACAGTCTACTTCACCCTATACCTTTTTATTATAGAGATAATAAAATCTTAGAAACCTTAGAATCAATCCCTCTTGCTTGGGTAAAAGCTTATAGTTTTAAACACCACAAAGAAGTATTATTCCCTTTACCCTGGTTTTACCGCATTTACGGCACTACAGGCTGGGCGGCTGGTAATACTTTAGAAGAAGCTGTCCTTCAAGCCTTACAGGAAATCATAGAAAGACATTGCATTTCTTTAGTAATAGAAGGGAAAAAGATTGTTCCTACTATAAATATTGATTCTATTAAGTCTCCTCTTGTTCAAGGTCTAATAGAAAAAATAAAAAATGCAGGAATTGAAATATTTATAAAAGATTTTAGTCTGGATTTAGGTATTCCCACTCTAGCGGTCATTACCCATGACAACCATGCCCTTATATCCACTATTAAGATTTATGCTGCGGCTGGTAGTCATTTAAATCCCGAACTTGCTGTCATTCGGGCCTTAAATGAGCTTGCCCAACATCGGGCTCAGATGCTCTATAGAGAACTAGTCCAGAAAAGGCCAGGCGCCCCCACTTATTGTTTTCCTAGATTTAAAGACTTAACATCAGCTAAATTTCTTTTAGATGGTGAAAAAATAGATTTTACTAGTGTTCCTTCTTTTTCCCACCCTGATTTTAAGATAGAAATAGAACGTGTTCTTGATTTGTTGAGTCAAAAACACTTAGAAGGATTTGTGATAGAAACCACCCATCCTGACTTGGACATTCCTGCTGTCATTACTGTTGTTCCTGGAGCTAGGCTTAATCGTCCCAGTGCCAAACTTCACCCTTATTTACTTATTGCCCGACAACTGATGGATATTGGTTATTATAGTCAGGCAGTCGTTTACTTAGAAAAGGCATTGGATGCAGAACCTTCTTACCTTCAAGTTCCCCAAATTGTTTGTCAGGTAGCGGTATGTTATAAAAAAGCAGGGCAATATCCAAAGGCTATAGAATATTTTCAACAAGCTTTATTACTCGCCCCCCAACTTATGAATTCACCCAAATTTTTGGCAGACTTTGCCGAGCTTATCCAAAAAGAAGGCAATAGCTAA
- a CDS encoding AsmA-like C-terminal domain-containing protein, with product MGKAKKSLVWILLGIGCFIIVLFLTLIILPYFLNLDFIKSKINQELRSRYQVSTQIGYISVRFLPRPKIVLKNTTVASDNFKAFFAVVSGYPKVWPILHKKLEIESVVLEKADLRFTLSSKSANSIAPIEVFKKQRKRLKALSFKAHIQLKDSSVEVLKEKTSIFKAHSIKLKADVKDSQIVLETSFSTPFSERIFLKARSSLSSLKGRAEVKNLRLEHLPLVSVNKKINKSQIDLELSFDFKSPTKFNLAFNIASPCFKSQSPNIFLKNAIAQGTLLKEGNNWELKLSRLELETPRIKGQGWLNTDVKKYHIAYDFYAQEIDVTGCRKLLLSVFSQSKAIKNIFKIVKAGKAESFHITQTAVNKKEFESLKTFKLQAEASMAEIDIPKVGLKVHNGQGGITIKEGVLYGENLSGIMEGAEIREAKIAIGIQAPHKDLNIEGAFTAPLKTGLFFLKKFVKNHLVQKELKLISKTEGIVSGKLVITGTYKTADVSLKGALVKGNILYARLPYPAFINRVGFSYNTEKICWQGLKGRFGHSVISNSKGEVDFSNPKIFLNIKEFSGKLIAHELNPWLKKQTFLNSLYQAFELSKGEVKVSSAQFVYKFGQPSSLNYAFHFNLKNSALFLSFLPKKAQIERGEGFVSPHLIKFRNTQGRLGNGTFFLSGEIKTPFTKERQIRLEGAGKITASLQDWIYDLANIPNSLKIKTPARVKTFKLDYHPQYTHLEINVLNPQKISLSFTLDYSPQKCSIRDFYLKENNKKCYLCLDLNWQKDPVLDLNFKGSLSSHTLDAILISNKYLNGFFEGEIKGKIDLAYLGNSELKGNLLVEGLSNLNGFKKLTIEKMSLNAKGQEIDIKKCALSLKETTLEAQGSIKFIEDFLGVNGEIFASVIDLNEISKLFPQRTSEKRPKVKINANIDAQIDLLRYNNVNLKQIEALITIKKSEKIKMEILKGNYCNLDLNGFIRTSKKETEVNISLNGEDLALNSLSQCLFQKDHLFEANYSLNGEFKAKGKKRPIEENSSGYFEFHSKKGRIYKATLLAKIFSLLNVIEVFKGRLPDLTKEGLYYKHFDIKASLQNGILNIESAVIDSPAMKIVGQGTFDISSSKLKMAILVAPLRTIDVVLSKIPILGKILTGKSKTFISVPLEVKGRIQNPQVVLLPPSAIGKGILGLMKRFIGAPIEIFKPLTYNLRNIERRLVC from the coding sequence ATGGGTAAAGCTAAAAAGTCTCTTGTTTGGATTCTTCTGGGAATAGGATGTTTTATTATTGTCTTATTTTTGACTTTAATAATTCTCCCCTATTTTTTAAACCTAGATTTTATTAAGTCAAAAATTAACCAGGAATTGAGAAGCCGCTATCAAGTTTCAACTCAGATTGGTTATATTTCAGTTAGGTTTCTCCCTCGTCCTAAAATAGTTTTAAAAAACACCACCGTAGCTTCGGATAATTTTAAGGCCTTCTTTGCCGTAGTCTCGGGTTATCCCAAAGTTTGGCCTATCTTGCATAAAAAGTTGGAGATAGAGTCTGTTGTTTTAGAGAAGGCGGACTTAAGGTTTACCCTTTCATCTAAATCAGCTAATTCTATTGCTCCAATTGAGGTGTTTAAGAAACAGAGAAAAAGACTTAAAGCCCTTTCTTTCAAAGCACATATTCAATTAAAAGATAGTTCTGTTGAGGTCCTAAAAGAAAAGACTTCTATTTTCAAAGCTCATTCTATCAAGCTCAAGGCAGATGTAAAGGATAGCCAAATTGTTTTAGAGACCTCTTTTAGCACCCCTTTTAGTGAGAGAATATTTCTAAAGGCACGCTCTAGTTTATCTAGTTTAAAAGGACGTGCAGAGGTTAAAAATTTAAGGCTTGAGCACCTTCCTTTAGTTTCCGTAAATAAAAAAATAAATAAGTCTCAAATAGATTTAGAACTGAGTTTTGACTTTAAGTCACCTACTAAGTTCAATTTAGCGTTTAATATTGCTTCTCCTTGCTTTAAATCCCAATCTCCAAATATTTTTTTGAAAAACGCAATTGCACAAGGGACGTTACTTAAAGAGGGAAATAATTGGGAGCTTAAACTATCAAGGTTAGAACTGGAAACACCCAGGATTAAAGGTCAAGGGTGGTTAAATACGGATGTTAAAAAATACCATATAGCTTATGATTTTTATGCCCAAGAGATAGATGTCACTGGTTGCCGAAAGCTATTGTTAAGTGTCTTTTCCCAAAGCAAGGCCATTAAAAATATATTTAAGATTGTGAAGGCAGGGAAGGCGGAGAGCTTTCACATAACCCAGACAGCCGTTAACAAAAAAGAATTTGAGTCCTTAAAGACATTTAAGCTGCAAGCAGAAGCCTCTATGGCAGAAATAGATATTCCTAAAGTAGGATTGAAAGTCCATAATGGACAAGGCGGAATTACTATAAAAGAAGGTGTGCTTTATGGTGAAAACCTCTCTGGGATTATGGAAGGTGCTGAAATCAGGGAGGCCAAGATTGCCATTGGTATCCAAGCACCCCATAAAGATTTGAATATTGAGGGGGCGTTTACTGCACCCCTAAAAACAGGTTTGTTTTTTCTTAAAAAGTTTGTAAAAAATCATTTGGTCCAAAAAGAACTTAAGCTTATTTCCAAAACTGAAGGTATAGTTTCTGGCAAGCTGGTTATTACTGGCACATATAAGACTGCAGATGTAAGTCTTAAAGGTGCTTTAGTAAAAGGAAATATCCTTTATGCAAGACTTCCTTATCCTGCCTTTATTAATAGGGTTGGTTTTTCTTACAACACAGAAAAGATATGCTGGCAAGGTCTTAAAGGACGCTTTGGCCATTCTGTAATTAGTAATTCCAAAGGTGAGGTAGATTTTTCCAATCCAAAGATTTTCTTAAATATTAAGGAGTTTTCTGGAAAACTAATAGCCCATGAACTCAATCCCTGGCTGAAAAAACAGACATTTCTTAATAGTCTTTACCAAGCATTTGAGCTTTCTAAAGGAGAAGTTAAAGTTTCTTCAGCCCAATTTGTTTACAAATTTGGCCAGCCTTCTTCCCTTAATTATGCTTTTCATTTTAATCTTAAAAATTCTGCTCTTTTTCTTTCTTTTTTGCCTAAAAAGGCTCAAATAGAAAGGGGTGAGGGATTTGTTTCTCCTCACCTGATTAAGTTTAGGAATACCCAAGGGCGTTTAGGAAATGGGACTTTTTTCCTTTCTGGTGAGATCAAAACTCCCTTTACTAAAGAAAGACAAATAAGGCTTGAAGGAGCAGGGAAAATAACTGCTTCTCTCCAAGATTGGATTTATGACTTGGCAAATATCCCTAATTCACTTAAAATCAAAACGCCAGCTAGAGTTAAAACCTTTAAATTAGATTATCACCCTCAATATACTCATCTTGAAATAAATGTTTTAAATCCCCAAAAGATTTCCCTAAGTTTTACCTTAGATTATTCACCTCAGAAATGCTCTATTAGAGATTTTTATTTAAAAGAAAATAACAAAAAATGTTATCTATGTTTAGATTTAAATTGGCAGAAAGACCCTGTTCTTGACTTGAATTTTAAGGGGAGTCTTTCTTCTCATACCTTAGACGCCATTTTAATCAGCAATAAATACCTTAATGGTTTTTTTGAAGGAGAAATTAAGGGAAAGATTGATTTGGCATACCTTGGGAATTCTGAACTTAAAGGGAATTTGTTGGTAGAAGGATTATCTAATCTAAATGGTTTTAAAAAACTCACAATAGAAAAAATGAGTTTAAATGCCAAGGGACAGGAAATAGACATTAAAAAATGTGCCCTTTCTTTGAAGGAAACTACATTGGAAGCTCAGGGAAGTATAAAATTTATAGAAGATTTTCTGGGAGTAAATGGGGAGATATTTGCTTCAGTAATTGATTTAAACGAAATTAGTAAGTTATTTCCCCAAAGAACCTCAGAAAAAAGGCCTAAGGTTAAAATAAATGCAAACATAGATGCCCAGATTGATTTATTACGATATAACAATGTTAATTTAAAACAAATAGAGGCTCTTATTACCATAAAAAAGAGTGAAAAAATAAAGATGGAGATTTTAAAAGGAAATTACTGTAACTTAGACTTAAATGGTTTTATCAGAACCTCAAAAAAAGAAACAGAAGTAAACATTTCCTTGAATGGGGAAGACCTGGCACTGAATAGCTTATCCCAATGTCTTTTCCAAAAAGACCACTTATTTGAAGCCAATTATTCTCTTAATGGAGAGTTTAAGGCCAAGGGGAAGAAAAGACCCATTGAAGAAAATTCTTCTGGTTATTTTGAGTTTCATTCAAAAAAGGGAAGGATTTATAAAGCCACTCTCTTGGCCAAGATTTTCTCTCTATTGAATGTGATAGAAGTCTTTAAGGGTAGACTCCCAGACCTTACTAAAGAAGGGCTCTATTATAAACATTTTGATATTAAGGCTAGTTTACAAAATGGGATTTTAAATATAGAATCGGCTGTGATTGATAGCCCGGCGATGAAGATTGTAGGCCAGGGGACATTTGATATCTCTAGTTCAAAACTAAAGATGGCTATTTTGGTTGCCCCATTGAGAACTATTGATGTTGTTTTAAGCAAGATACCTATTTTGGGTAAGATTTTAACTGGAAAGAGCAAGACTTTTATCTCTGTGCCCTTAGAGGTTAAAGGCCGAATACAAAATCCCCAGGTAGTGCTCCTTCCTCCTTCTGCCATCGGTAAAGGGATTTTGGGCCTTATGAAAAGATTTATTGGTGCTCCTATAGAAATATTTAAACCTTTAACCTATAATTTAAGAAATATTGAAAGGAGGCTGGTTTGTTAA
- a CDS encoding radical SAM protein: MLNELPYVVYADAQGRIYNHPYLKAIGKSGEQIVVPKPQDFIPLPEGSKLFFLPKCPPIGYDEKKGHIYLLEVSPFSDKPCYGVAAFMPPGYVRCLLPAAEYIHKDCILPLWAYTAIGWYDHQYWVPAFLIEDNPHWYPSQYDDRSLLPKIKKKLSHFPNNRLLKHLKRCATEFHCFAAKNAFYERWELPVPVSPACNARCLGCLSWQEENSCLPSHHRIQFVPAVEEIVEIALPHVLYAQQPIISFGQGCEGEPLLAGDTIAESIRIIRQKTDKGTINLNTNGSIPKMVSKIIDAGLDSIRISLASAQPEYYHRYHRPINYNFKAVKDTIKLAKEKGIFTMINYLVFPGLSDTMEEINALKQLVAETHLDLIQLKNLNIDPFWYIKQMQIPYTAGIGIKNMMEELKKEFPELKWGYFNQYLKNG; encoded by the coding sequence ATGTTGAATGAATTGCCCTATGTAGTCTATGCAGATGCCCAAGGCAGGATTTATAATCACCCTTATCTCAAAGCCATAGGAAAATCTGGGGAACAAATTGTTGTTCCCAAACCCCAAGACTTTATACCTCTCCCTGAAGGGAGCAAACTCTTTTTCTTACCCAAATGTCCACCCATTGGTTATGATGAAAAGAAAGGACACATTTATCTCTTGGAAGTCTCACCCTTTTCGGATAAACCTTGTTATGGTGTAGCTGCCTTTATGCCTCCGGGATATGTGCGGTGCTTGTTACCAGCAGCAGAGTATATTCATAAAGACTGTATTTTACCCCTTTGGGCATATACTGCCATAGGATGGTATGATCACCAATACTGGGTGCCTGCCTTTCTCATTGAAGATAATCCCCACTGGTATCCATCTCAATATGATGACCGTTCCCTTTTGCCCAAAATAAAGAAAAAACTCTCTCATTTTCCTAACAATCGTTTACTTAAACACCTAAAGCGCTGTGCTACTGAGTTTCACTGTTTTGCTGCCAAAAATGCCTTCTATGAACGCTGGGAACTTCCTGTACCTGTTTCTCCTGCATGTAATGCCCGTTGTCTGGGATGCCTTTCCTGGCAGGAAGAAAATAGCTGTTTGCCTTCTCATCATCGGATTCAGTTTGTGCCTGCAGTAGAAGAAATTGTAGAAATTGCCTTACCCCATGTGCTTTATGCGCAACAACCTATTATTAGCTTTGGACAAGGTTGCGAAGGAGAGCCATTGTTGGCAGGAGATACTATTGCTGAGAGTATCAGGATTATAAGGCAAAAAACTGATAAAGGAACTATAAATCTCAATACCAATGGGAGTATTCCCAAAATGGTATCAAAAATCATAGATGCCGGTTTGGATAGTATTCGCATCAGCTTGGCCAGTGCCCAACCAGAGTATTATCACCGTTATCATAGACCTATAAATTATAATTTTAAGGCAGTAAAGGATACTATTAAATTAGCCAAAGAAAAAGGCATATTTACCATGATTAACTATCTTGTTTTTCCTGGTCTTTCTGATACCATGGAAGAAATCAATGCCCTTAAACAGTTGGTTGCTGAGACTCACCTGGATTTAATCCAGTTGAAAAATTTAAATATTGACCCTTTTTGGTATATAAAACAAATGCAAATTCCATATACTGCCGGAATAGGGATAAAAAATATGATGGAGGAATTGAAAAAGGAATTCCCTGAGTTAAAGTGGGGATATTTTAATCAGTATTTAAAAAATGGGTAA
- the trpC gene encoding indole-3-glycerol phosphate synthase TrpC: MSVLDNIIAHKKKEIETLKKHKPLDETVAEFNLYPKRSFSQAITHSEEISIIAEIKKASPSLGIIRADFEPLKIAKLYEENGASAISVITDKKFFQGDINFLPEIKTAVKLPILRKDFIIDPYQVYEAKLYGADALLLISTVLSVQQLKKLLNLTHKLGMEALVEVHDEKDLEKALKVEAKTIGINNRNLKTLKVDLNTCLCLKERVPEEKILVAESGVKTREDILLLEKAGFQAVLIGSALMQAEDIGKKLKEFLGR, translated from the coding sequence ATGTCTGTATTAGATAATATCATTGCTCATAAAAAGAAAGAAATAGAAACACTAAAAAAACATAAGCCATTAGATGAAACAGTGGCTGAATTTAATCTTTATCCTAAACGCTCTTTTTCTCAGGCTATTACTCACTCTGAGGAGATAAGTATTATTGCTGAAATAAAGAAGGCCTCCCCTTCCTTAGGAATAATCCGTGCTGATTTTGAGCCTCTAAAAATTGCTAAGCTGTATGAGGAAAATGGGGCATCTGCTATCTCTGTGATTACTGATAAAAAATTCTTTCAAGGAGATATAAATTTTTTACCAGAGATAAAGACAGCCGTTAAGCTGCCCATTTTGCGTAAGGATTTTATTATTGACCCATATCAGGTATATGAAGCCAAACTTTATGGGGCAGATGCCTTACTGCTTATAAGCACTGTGCTTTCTGTTCAACAACTGAAGAAATTACTTAATCTCACCCATAAATTGGGAATGGAGGCCCTGGTAGAAGTCCATGATGAAAAAGATTTGGAAAAGGCATTAAAGGTAGAAGCAAAAACTATTGGCATCAATAATCGCAATTTAAAGACCCTTAAGGTAGATTTAAATACCTGCCTTTGTTTAAAAGAAAGAGTGCCAGAAGAGAAAATTTTAGTAGCCGAAAGTGGGGTTAAGACCAGAGAAGACATCTTGCTTTTAGAAAAAGCAGGGTTTCAGGCAGTATTGATTGG